One genomic segment of Paenibacillus sp. FSL H8-0332 includes these proteins:
- a CDS encoding glycosyltransferase, which translates to MHDLSIVIPTRNRISDLTLCIESIGVQTGLENVSIELLIVDDGEIEEQVLEYFREVLGRLPDASLRYYRKTKPGVWLSRYEALGLIDGEILLSFDDDAELDDPLYIRRMLDTYASDPSIVGVGGIAKGLSSSKSGKLLGRLTCQMSASPGRLSASTLAGSLLLWGETENVFETDFFHGCNMSFRSSALQDMKPYPWMTSYAVADDIYMCHLASRYGKLVINPELKIMHHESPSSRDKAGRVARATAVNHYYLLNLRKAPVKNYAALLWTLTYLTAKATLKRNFNAVSGYTSGILFVLNPRKNKYREFMLD; encoded by the coding sequence ATGCATGACCTGTCTATAGTCATTCCCACGCGTAACCGGATCAGCGATCTGACCCTCTGTATTGAATCCATCGGCGTGCAGACCGGCCTGGAGAATGTCTCCATCGAACTGCTGATCGTGGACGACGGTGAGATCGAAGAGCAGGTGCTGGAATATTTCCGCGAGGTGCTCGGACGTCTTCCGGATGCCAGCCTGCGTTATTACCGCAAAACCAAGCCTGGCGTCTGGCTCTCCCGCTACGAGGCCCTCGGACTCATCGACGGGGAGATTCTGCTCAGCTTCGATGACGATGCAGAGCTGGACGATCCGCTCTATATCCGCCGGATGCTTGATACCTACGCCTCAGACCCGTCCATTGTCGGGGTCGGCGGAATCGCCAAGGGTCTCTCCAGCAGTAAATCGGGCAAGCTGCTCGGCAGGCTGACCTGTCAAATGTCGGCTTCGCCAGGCAGACTATCGGCAAGTACACTGGCCGGATCTCTTCTTTTGTGGGGGGAGACCGAGAATGTTTTTGAGACGGATTTCTTCCATGGCTGCAATATGTCCTTCCGCAGCTCGGCGCTGCAGGACATGAAGCCGTACCCCTGGATGACCAGCTACGCGGTGGCGGACGACATCTATATGTGCCATCTGGCGAGCAGATACGGCAAGCTGGTGATTAACCCGGAGCTGAAAATCATGCATCATGAATCGCCCAGCTCGCGCGACAAGGCAGGCCGGGTCGCCCGGGCGACCGCAGTCAATCATTATTATCTGCTGAATCTGCGCAAAGCACCCGTGAAAAATTATGCGGCTCTGCTCTGGACACTGACCTATCTGACGGCAAAAGCTACCCTGAAACGAAATTTCAATGCCGTCTCGGGCTACACCAGCGGCATTCTGTTCGTCCTTAATCCCCGCAAGAATAAATACAGGGAATTCATGCTGGATTAG
- a CDS encoding DsbA family oxidoreductase: protein MRIDIWSDYACPFCYIGKRRLEHALSQFPGRDQVEVVFRSFQLDPNARTDETRDIHELLAGKYGMTRDKAKEMNAQLAEQAQGVGLEFNFDTIQSTNTFDAHRLSHYAATQGKAPQLTERLLRAYFTDSLNVGDRKVLAELAAEAGLDQAEVAKVLNSEAYGDRVEADIEAAGQLNITSVPFFVFNNKYAVSGAQPGPVFTEVLDTVWAEEQKGPELQVVGQPKSGAAPSADGCDDGSCSI from the coding sequence ATGAGAATAGATATATGGTCCGATTATGCCTGCCCGTTCTGCTATATCGGCAAAAGACGGCTGGAGCACGCGCTGAGCCAATTTCCCGGCCGTGACCAGGTGGAGGTCGTGTTCCGCAGCTTCCAGCTGGACCCGAATGCACGCACTGATGAGACGAGAGATATCCATGAGCTGCTGGCCGGCAAATACGGCATGACCCGTGACAAAGCCAAGGAGATGAACGCACAGCTGGCCGAGCAGGCGCAGGGTGTGGGGCTGGAGTTCAATTTCGATACGATTCAGTCTACAAATACCTTTGACGCTCACCGCTTGAGCCATTATGCCGCTACTCAGGGCAAGGCTCCGCAGCTGACCGAACGGCTGCTGCGCGCTTATTTCACCGATTCGCTTAATGTGGGTGACCGCAAAGTGCTGGCTGAACTGGCCGCCGAGGCCGGACTTGATCAGGCTGAAGTAGCAAAGGTGCTCAACAGTGAGGCTTATGGTGACCGGGTTGAGGCTGACATTGAAGCTGCCGGGCAGCTGAACATCACCAGCGTTCCGTTCTTCGTCTTCAATAATAAGTACGCCGTCTCCGGTGCGCAGCCGGGTCCGGTCTTTACTGAAGTGCTTGACACGGTATGGGCGGAGGAACAGAAGGGTCCAGAGCTTCAGGTGGTTGGCCAGCCGAAGTCCGGGGCTGCACCGTCTGCTGACGGCTGCGATGACGGTTCTTGCAGCATCTGA
- a CDS encoding oleate hydratase, translating to MKKEYGNEQVYFVGGGIASLAGAAYLVRDCNFPGQNIHIIEEMKILGGSNDGAGDAEHGYVIRGGRMLNDETYENLWELLRTIPSIDQPGLTLREEIVQFDESNPTRGQARLINSKGEVQDVTSMGFDMADRLALGKLIITPEPAMGTLRINDWFGPHFFTTNFWYMWATTFAFQPWHSAVEFKRYMLRFMHEFPRIQTLEGVTRTPYNQYDSIILPLHQYLEPLGVDFNLKCTVTDLEFKEGDGITVTGMKVVRDGVEDTIQVHESDRVIVTNGSMTEGASLGSMTSAPGLNGKGSSWKLWETIAAKKPGLGNPSSFDDHVDESKWESFTVTFQDSKFFDLMEKFTRNRAGTGALVTFKDSSWLMSVVLAFQPHFRNQPEHVKVFWGYGLYPDKVGDYVHKKMCDCTGEEIMEELIGHLHFAEHKEEIMATANCIPCMMPYITSQFMPRLNSDRPQVVPEGSTNLAFIGQYCEIPDDIVFTEEYSVRAARIAVYTLFGLNRPVEPINAYQHDVRTLLSSLVTSFR from the coding sequence GTGAAAAAAGAGTACGGTAACGAGCAGGTATATTTCGTAGGCGGTGGCATTGCATCCCTTGCGGGTGCGGCCTATCTGGTTAGAGACTGCAATTTTCCCGGACAGAACATTCACATTATTGAAGAGATGAAGATCCTTGGCGGCAGCAATGACGGAGCCGGCGATGCAGAGCATGGGTATGTCATTCGCGGCGGCCGGATGCTGAACGATGAGACCTATGAGAACCTGTGGGAGCTATTACGTACCATTCCGTCCATTGACCAGCCGGGGCTGACGCTGCGGGAAGAAATTGTTCAATTCGACGAGTCCAATCCAACCCGCGGCCAGGCACGGCTGATCAACAGCAAGGGTGAGGTTCAGGATGTCACCTCAATGGGCTTCGATATGGCAGACCGTCTGGCCCTGGGCAAGCTGATCATTACGCCAGAGCCGGCCATGGGAACCTTGCGGATTAACGACTGGTTCGGACCGCATTTCTTCACGACGAACTTCTGGTACATGTGGGCAACCACCTTCGCCTTCCAGCCTTGGCATAGTGCGGTTGAGTTCAAGCGTTATATGCTCCGCTTCATGCACGAGTTCCCTAGAATTCAAACGCTTGAAGGCGTAACCCGCACCCCGTACAACCAATATGATTCAATTATTCTGCCGCTGCATCAATATCTGGAGCCGCTGGGCGTAGATTTCAACTTGAAATGTACGGTAACTGATCTGGAATTCAAAGAAGGCGACGGCATTACAGTGACTGGGATGAAGGTCGTCCGCGATGGCGTGGAAGACACGATCCAGGTTCATGAAAGCGACCGCGTGATTGTGACTAACGGCTCGATGACCGAAGGCGCAAGCCTCGGATCGATGACCTCCGCTCCAGGGCTGAACGGTAAGGGCAGCTCATGGAAGCTGTGGGAGACAATCGCCGCGAAGAAGCCGGGTCTCGGCAATCCTTCTTCCTTCGACGATCATGTGGATGAGTCCAAATGGGAATCCTTCACAGTGACCTTCCAGGACTCGAAGTTCTTCGACCTTATGGAAAAGTTCACCCGCAACCGGGCCGGAACCGGTGCACTCGTCACCTTCAAGGATTCCAGCTGGCTGATGTCTGTCGTGCTGGCCTTCCAGCCGCATTTCCGCAACCAGCCGGAGCATGTCAAGGTCTTCTGGGGATATGGCCTGTACCCGGACAAGGTCGGCGATTATGTACACAAAAAAATGTGCGACTGTACCGGCGAGGAAATTATGGAGGAGCTGATCGGGCATCTGCACTTCGCAGAGCATAAGGAAGAGATCATGGCTACCGCCAACTGTATTCCTTGCATGATGCCGTATATCACCTCCCAGTTCATGCCGCGCCTGAACAGCGACCGGCCGCAGGTGGTGCCTGAAGGCTCAACCAACCTGGCCTTTATCGGCCAATACTGCGAAATCCCGGACGATATCGTTTTCACAGAAGAATATTCAGTCCGTGCCGCCCGCATCGCCGTCTACACTCTGTTCGGCCTGAACCGTCCGGTGGAGCCGATCAATGCGTACCAGCATGATGTCCGCACTCTGCTCTCCAGTCTGGTGACCTCGTTCCGGTAA
- a CDS encoding TetR-like C-terminal domain-containing protein produces MSNSLLTKNALARSLKDLMAHLPLSKISVRHLVEDCGVNRQTFYYHFQDIYDLLGWIYKTEAVESIAEYRSYSTWTDGFYRIFCYIENNKAFCCNTLDSLGRRHLDAYLYEVTNDLVMGVINELATGLDVGTPDKQFIANFYTLAFTGLVIQWMQDGMKEQPGPMIEKLSVLIEGNFLKALHKYENIVS; encoded by the coding sequence ATGTCCAATTCCCTGCTGACCAAAAATGCGCTCGCCCGCTCGCTCAAAGACCTGATGGCCCATCTTCCGCTGAGCAAAATCTCCGTCCGGCATCTGGTCGAGGATTGCGGCGTGAACCGGCAGACCTTTTATTATCATTTTCAGGATATCTATGATTTGTTGGGCTGGATCTACAAGACTGAGGCTGTCGAGAGCATTGCTGAGTACCGCAGCTACAGCACGTGGACAGACGGATTCTACCGGATATTCTGCTATATCGAGAACAATAAGGCGTTCTGCTGCAATACCTTGGACTCCCTCGGACGGAGGCATCTGGACGCGTATCTGTATGAGGTGACGAATGATCTTGTCATGGGCGTCATCAACGAGCTGGCCACCGGGCTGGATGTCGGGACGCCGGATAAGCAGTTCATTGCCAACTTTTACACCCTGGCCTTCACCGGACTGGTCATTCAGTGGATGCAGGACGGGATGAAGGAGCAGCCGGGGCCGATGATCGAGAAGCTGAGCGTCCTGATTGAAGGGAACTTTCTGAAGGCGCTGCATAAATATGAGAACATTGTGTCGTAA
- a CDS encoding RluA family pseudouridine synthase, producing the protein MNTRRTRNQGNRTSNHKQGARSGAPAKPAAAPKSFTVAEPAELLAFLLKTITNKGRNSIKSMLSRGQVAVNGKPVTRHNHQLHPGQTVTIDQEKPTEAKEMLGLTIVHEDDDIIVIQKDAGLLSIATGEDNELTAYRQLMEHVRLSNPKNRVYVVHRLDRDTSGVMMFARSEAIQQSLQNSWKETVKERSYVALVEGAVKKSEGTISSWLKETSTLKMYSSPHEGDGLHAVTRYKLIQANRHFSLLEVHLETGRKNQIRVHMSDIGHPIAGDKKYGAETKAVGRLGLHARVLSFVHPTTGEILTFESAIPKTFLKYTAPAPTN; encoded by the coding sequence ATGAATACAAGAAGAACCAGAAATCAGGGGAACAGAACCTCTAACCATAAACAGGGAGCAAGATCCGGAGCCCCGGCCAAGCCGGCAGCTGCACCCAAATCCTTTACGGTAGCGGAGCCTGCGGAGCTGCTTGCTTTTCTGCTGAAGACGATTACGAACAAGGGGCGCAACTCGATCAAATCCATGCTCTCCCGTGGGCAGGTTGCTGTGAACGGCAAGCCGGTGACGAGGCATAACCATCAGCTCCATCCCGGCCAGACCGTAACGATTGACCAGGAGAAGCCTACCGAAGCCAAGGAGATGCTCGGGCTGACCATTGTCCATGAGGATGACGATATTATCGTGATTCAGAAGGATGCGGGGCTCCTGTCCATCGCAACCGGAGAAGACAATGAACTGACGGCTTACCGCCAGCTGATGGAGCATGTCCGCCTGAGCAACCCGAAGAACCGCGTCTATGTGGTGCACCGGTTGGACCGTGATACTTCGGGCGTCATGATGTTTGCCCGCAGTGAGGCAATTCAGCAGTCCCTCCAGAACAGCTGGAAAGAAACCGTCAAGGAACGCTCCTACGTGGCTCTGGTGGAAGGCGCCGTTAAGAAATCCGAAGGCACGATCAGCTCCTGGCTGAAGGAGACCTCCACGCTGAAGATGTACTCCAGTCCGCATGAGGGAGACGGGCTGCATGCCGTAACCCGCTACAAGCTGATCCAGGCGAACCGCCACTTCTCCCTGCTGGAGGTGCATCTGGAGACCGGACGGAAGAATCAGATCCGTGTCCACATGTCCGACATCGGCCATCCGATCGCCGGGGACAAGAAGTACGGCGCAGAGACCAAGGCGGTCGGCCGTCTCGGCCTGCATGCCCGCGTGCTCTCGTTCGTCCATCCGACCACAGGCGAAATTCTGACGTTTGAGAGCGCGATTCCGAAGACTTTTCTGAAATACACGGCACCGGCACCTACGAACTAA
- a CDS encoding CLC_0170 family protein yields MVRLLGSIAGMLLFSAILLLAVDVRIYSSRGWLREHKYATILAWSFGFLSLLLIIGLLLYI; encoded by the coding sequence ATGGTTCGATTACTGGGAAGCATCGCCGGGATGCTGTTATTCTCCGCTATACTCCTGCTGGCTGTAGATGTCAGGATTTACAGCAGCAGAGGCTGGCTCCGGGAGCACAAATACGCCACCATCCTGGCCTGGAGCTTCGGCTTCCTCTCCCTGCTCCTTATAATCGGCCTGCTCCTCTATATCTAG
- a CDS encoding Ger(x)C family spore germination protein, translating to MNKQLPRTLALLLMLVIAAPLLSGCWDQVEIEDRALVLGLSIDKISAEEAQMEDRVTHIHDGGLPAEMISVTAQIAVPGRVPLGPGTGGGSAGDSKTSPVWVVTVQGISLDDAMNNLQQQIADPRYLVHLRIVIISEDIARGSLAELNDYLRRNPEIRRRTWLLVSEGRASAFMDVNPPLQRVPTLYILSMMEKSVSSGKFPRDYIGTFWSADSKWGQSAYLPYVALRNRDNILIKGLAYFSGGKMVSKTAPIEIGGFMAMMGMDPGGYSTMLHTGNLGIVMTQINERFTRTRSEIRDGKPHLSYHIFLEGDLDEHYSSDIPIDSPLKLREIERDFEQQIQTVLTRLVKQTQKDHSDIFGMGEMIRSHHPAYWKEHVHDKNDWESMYSSVGADIKLTLHIRRVGLKHK from the coding sequence ATGAACAAACAGCTTCCGCGTACACTCGCCCTGCTGCTCATGCTGGTTATCGCTGCCCCGCTGCTCAGCGGATGCTGGGATCAGGTGGAGATTGAGGACCGCGCCCTTGTTCTCGGGTTGTCCATTGACAAGATCTCTGCGGAGGAGGCGCAAATGGAAGACAGAGTCACACACATCCACGACGGCGGTCTACCGGCTGAGATGATCAGTGTCACCGCACAGATTGCCGTCCCGGGCAGAGTCCCCCTTGGACCCGGCACCGGCGGAGGGAGTGCCGGCGACAGCAAGACCAGTCCCGTCTGGGTGGTGACGGTCCAAGGCATTTCCCTCGACGATGCCATGAATAACCTGCAGCAGCAGATTGCCGACCCGCGTTATCTGGTCCACCTGCGGATCGTCATCATCAGCGAGGATATTGCCCGCGGCAGCCTTGCAGAGCTGAATGATTATCTCCGGCGCAACCCGGAAATCCGGCGCAGAACCTGGCTGCTCGTCTCCGAGGGCCGCGCTTCGGCATTTATGGATGTGAATCCGCCGCTGCAGCGCGTACCTACGCTCTATATCTTGTCGATGATGGAGAAATCTGTCTCCTCCGGCAAGTTCCCCCGCGATTATATCGGCACCTTCTGGTCAGCAGATTCTAAATGGGGACAAAGCGCCTATCTGCCTTATGTCGCACTGCGTAACAGGGACAATATTCTGATCAAAGGGCTGGCTTATTTCAGCGGCGGCAAAATGGTCAGCAAGACTGCCCCTATAGAAATCGGCGGGTTCATGGCCATGATGGGGATGGACCCCGGCGGGTATTCCACCATGCTCCATACCGGGAACCTGGGAATCGTTATGACCCAGATTAATGAACGCTTCACCCGGACCCGGAGCGAGATCAGGGACGGCAAGCCGCATTTGAGCTATCATATTTTCCTGGAGGGGGATTTGGATGAGCATTACAGCAGCGATATTCCCATCGACTCTCCCCTGAAGCTGCGTGAGATTGAGCGGGATTTCGAGCAGCAGATTCAGACGGTACTGACCCGGCTGGTCAAACAGACGCAGAAGGATCATTCCGATATCTTTGGCATGGGCGAAATGATCAGAAGCCATCATCCGGCCTACTGGAAGGAGCATGTTCACGACAAGAACGACTGGGAGAGCATGTACAGCAGCGTTGGTGCGGATATCAAGCTGACCCTGCATATCCGGAGAGTCGGACTCAAGCATAAATAA
- a CDS encoding endospore germination permease: MNKPRQITTLRAVAVISSTIIGVGILSFPRYMTEAGNTSAPFVALSGVLISFIIYWLLVSLCQRFPQETLFVFSRRLIGRPLAAVFTLAIMLLFIVLTGLTVRQFGDVATTVLYKKTPIEATIFLMLLISLLSSRRNILKFSYIHSFYLPLIVGSILVTILISLKNVDMLNLQPVLMAPGVKFWNGARQATYLFQSAFVVVLLIPLMEKPNHAVRAGAWAIFMSGAIYVLIVIASVGMFGAEETKLLIYPTLEMARSAAFGEGFLERLDAIFIIIWVISVFTTIYTTYYISAYLLQKLLRLRDQRMASSVLLPVMFILSMLPSNVFETYRWSLHLGNAGMIMMLGYSLLLWTVYLIRRHGKKVSP; the protein is encoded by the coding sequence ATGAATAAGCCACGCCAGATCACAACCCTACGCGCGGTAGCCGTGATCAGCAGCACGATTATCGGAGTGGGAATCCTGAGCTTCCCGCGCTATATGACAGAAGCGGGCAACACCAGCGCTCCATTCGTTGCGTTAAGCGGTGTGCTGATCTCCTTCATCATCTATTGGCTGCTGGTCTCCCTATGCCAGCGTTTCCCCCAGGAGACCCTGTTTGTGTTCAGCCGCCGGCTGATCGGACGTCCGCTTGCCGCTGTATTCACCCTGGCCATCATGCTGTTGTTCATTGTGCTGACCGGCCTCACCGTACGCCAATTCGGGGATGTGGCCACAACTGTGCTGTATAAAAAAACGCCGATAGAAGCAACCATATTCCTGATGCTGCTCATCAGTCTCTTGTCCTCCAGGCGCAATATTCTGAAGTTCTCTTATATCCATTCTTTCTATCTGCCGTTGATTGTAGGCTCTATTCTGGTTACCATCCTCATCTCGCTCAAAAATGTGGACATGCTCAATCTGCAGCCTGTGCTGATGGCACCTGGCGTTAAGTTCTGGAACGGCGCACGGCAGGCCACCTATCTGTTCCAGAGTGCCTTCGTTGTTGTGCTGCTGATCCCTTTAATGGAGAAGCCGAATCATGCCGTCCGGGCGGGAGCATGGGCCATCTTCATGTCCGGGGCGATCTACGTGCTGATTGTGATTGCCTCTGTAGGAATGTTTGGTGCCGAAGAGACCAAGCTGCTAATCTACCCCACACTGGAGATGGCCCGTTCGGCGGCCTTCGGCGAGGGATTCCTGGAGCGGCTGGATGCTATCTTCATTATCATCTGGGTGATCTCTGTCTTCACGACGATCTATACGACCTACTACATATCAGCTTATCTGCTGCAGAAGCTGCTGCGTCTCCGCGACCAGCGTATGGCTTCAAGTGTATTGCTGCCGGTGATGTTCATCCTGTCCATGCTGCCCTCCAATGTGTTCGAGACCTACAGGTGGTCTCTTCATCTGGGCAATGCCGGTATGATAATGATGCTGGGCTATTCGCTGCTCTTATGGACGGTCTATCTCATCAGACGACACGGGAAGAAGGTTTCCCCATGA
- a CDS encoding spore germination protein: MQDWKDKYTSYLHKQQASSPQPASGSQLTGNLKTDIQELLARLGENGDLVVRDFQLFGTRQAAMIFFSSLVNTEQVREHVLKPLMARPSEHPGMPDQAAGMTHYIWSTVVQVTQGITTADLSTLPPAAVKGDLILLIDGVPEALHLDMRQIEMRGVEQPQTEQVIRGPREGYVEKLENNLSLLRYRLQSTDFRIEISPLGTRTQSRVALCYIDSLADSALVAEAMRRISMIHTDGILDAGYIEQFIEDQPLSPFPQVQSTERPDKTVAALLEGRVAILVDGSPFALIVPALFNQFFQTMDDYTERFIMGSLIRIIRLIALACSLFFPALYVSVISFNPELLPTDFAVAISGGRAGVPFPAVVEVLIMEVSMEVLREATIRLPQMIGGALSIVGVLVIGQAAVGAGLASPITVVIVALTTIGSFATPAYNAAIALRMLRFPLIILSGMFGLYGGMIGTILILNHLLFLESFGVPYMSPFIPGKWRDLKDTLVRAPLWWMRRRPSFLHTQDSDRLPSSVPSRAIDQILRQGDEKNE, translated from the coding sequence TTGCAAGATTGGAAGGATAAATACACCTCCTACTTACACAAGCAGCAGGCTTCTTCGCCGCAGCCGGCCAGCGGCAGCCAGCTTACAGGCAACCTGAAGACCGATATCCAGGAGCTTCTGGCACGGCTCGGGGAGAACGGCGATCTGGTCGTACGGGACTTTCAGCTTTTCGGAACCCGCCAGGCCGCGATGATCTTCTTCTCTTCCCTCGTGAATACGGAGCAGGTGCGTGAGCATGTACTGAAGCCGCTAATGGCACGCCCGTCTGAACATCCGGGAATGCCGGATCAAGCGGCAGGAATGACCCATTATATCTGGAGCACAGTAGTCCAGGTCACACAAGGGATAACCACGGCAGACCTGTCCACGCTTCCTCCAGCCGCCGTCAAGGGGGACCTCATTCTGTTGATTGACGGGGTTCCCGAAGCGCTCCACCTGGACATGCGGCAGATCGAGATGCGCGGTGTAGAGCAGCCGCAGACGGAGCAGGTGATCCGGGGTCCCCGGGAAGGCTATGTGGAAAAGCTGGAGAATAACCTCTCCCTGCTGCGCTACCGGCTGCAGAGTACGGACTTCCGGATTGAGATCAGTCCGCTCGGAACGCGTACCCAGTCTAGAGTGGCTCTGTGTTACATAGACAGCCTCGCTGACAGCGCTCTGGTTGCGGAAGCCATGCGCAGAATCTCGATGATTCATACTGACGGCATCCTGGATGCCGGGTACATTGAGCAATTCATCGAAGACCAGCCCCTGTCCCCTTTCCCGCAGGTGCAGAGCACCGAGCGGCCGGACAAGACCGTTGCCGCACTCCTGGAAGGGCGGGTGGCCATTCTCGTCGATGGCTCGCCGTTTGCCTTGATTGTTCCCGCCCTGTTCAATCAGTTCTTTCAGACGATGGATGATTACACGGAGCGCTTCATTATGGGCAGCCTGATCCGCATCATCCGGCTGATTGCTTTGGCCTGCTCGCTTTTTTTCCCGGCGTTATATGTTTCTGTCATCTCGTTTAACCCCGAGCTGCTGCCTACGGATTTCGCGGTGGCCATCTCGGGCGGAAGAGCGGGCGTACCGTTCCCGGCAGTTGTGGAGGTGCTGATCATGGAGGTGTCCATGGAGGTCCTGCGTGAGGCGACGATCCGTCTGCCGCAGATGATCGGCGGTGCATTATCTATTGTAGGCGTCCTTGTCATCGGACAGGCAGCGGTAGGCGCCGGGCTGGCCAGCCCGATCACTGTTGTTATTGTGGCCCTGACGACGATCGGTTCGTTCGCCACCCCTGCCTATAATGCGGCAATTGCCCTGCGGATGCTGCGCTTTCCGCTAATCATCCTGTCCGGTATGTTCGGCCTCTATGGCGGCATGATTGGTACAATTCTGATTCTGAACCATCTGTTGTTCCTGGAATCCTTCGGGGTTCCGTATATGTCCCCGTTCATTCCGGGCAAATGGCGCGATCTCAAGGATACTCTGGTAAGGGCGCCGCTATGGTGGATGCGCCGCCGTCCCAGCTTCCTGCATACCCAGGATAGTGACAGGCTGCCCAGCAGTGTTCCGTCCCGGGCAATAGACCAGATTCTCAGGCAGGGAGATGAGAAGAATGAATAA
- the recQ gene encoding DNA helicase RecQ, producing the protein MEMQGSLMEQAQAELQKYYGYPDFREGQKKIVNNLLEGRDTLGILPTGGGKSICYQVPALLQPGLTLVVSPLISLMKDQVDALTTAGIPAAYINSTLSGKEVNERIRAARRGDLKLLYVAPERLELDWFRLEMAGLNISCVAVDEAHCVSQWGHDFRTSYLAVSPFVEQLPQRPILAAFTATATPEVMEDMVRLLRLREPGVFMTGLGRDNLAMSVLRGENKREFVLDYAAQHANQPGIVYAATRKEVDDLYQRLQAAGITAGRYHAGMNDQERADSQEGFLYDDIRVMVATNAFGMGIDKSNVRYVIHYNMPKNMEAYVQEAGRAGRDGEPSDCILLFSAQDIMTQKFLIEQNPQDPERKANEYRKLQQMIEYCYTTRCLRSAQLDYFGESHDDDHCGICSSCTDERELVDITVEAQKIFSCIHRMRERYGVALVSSVLKGSRNQKVLQYGFEQLPTHGAMSSRSEKEITEIINMLISEGYLALSEGQYPVVRLQPLAAEVLRGQRQVHQRVARTLVTSGTRDRSRSRDISPSAVNETVFEQLRLIRRELAGREHVPSYIIFNDATLREMSVVCPQTESEMLRVKGVGEVKYRKYGKAFLEFFQNDM; encoded by the coding sequence ATGGAGATGCAAGGATCATTAATGGAGCAGGCCCAGGCCGAGCTGCAAAAATATTATGGTTATCCCGATTTCCGGGAGGGCCAGAAAAAAATTGTGAACAATCTGCTGGAAGGCCGCGATACGCTTGGTATTCTGCCTACCGGAGGCGGTAAATCCATTTGCTATCAGGTTCCGGCGCTGCTGCAGCCGGGGCTTACCCTGGTTGTCTCGCCGCTGATCTCCCTGATGAAGGATCAGGTGGATGCTCTTACGACCGCAGGGATTCCCGCTGCTTATATCAACAGCACCCTGAGCGGCAAGGAAGTGAATGAGCGCATCCGCGCGGCCCGCCGTGGCGACTTGAAGCTGCTCTATGTAGCTCCCGAGCGTCTGGAGCTGGACTGGTTCCGCCTGGAAATGGCGGGACTGAACATTTCCTGCGTGGCTGTCGATGAGGCCCACTGCGTCTCGCAGTGGGGCCATGACTTCCGCACCAGTTATCTGGCGGTCTCCCCGTTCGTGGAGCAGCTGCCGCAGCGTCCGATTCTGGCGGCCTTCACCGCTACGGCTACCCCGGAGGTCATGGAGGATATGGTCCGGCTGCTGCGCCTGCGCGAGCCGGGCGTCTTCATGACCGGACTTGGCCGCGACAACCTGGCGATGTCCGTGCTGCGCGGAGAGAACAAGCGCGAGTTCGTGCTGGATTACGCGGCTCAGCATGCCAATCAGCCGGGCATCGTGTATGCCGCCACCCGCAAGGAGGTGGATGATCTCTATCAGCGCCTCCAGGCCGCAGGCATCACCGCCGGGCGTTATCATGCCGGAATGAATGACCAGGAGCGGGCAGATAGCCAGGAAGGTTTCCTCTATGACGATATCCGCGTCATGGTTGCCACGAATGCCTTCGGGATGGGCATCGACAAGTCTAACGTGCGTTATGTCATCCATTACAATATGCCGAAGAACATGGAGGCCTATGTTCAAGAGGCGGGCCGTGCCGGGCGTGACGGGGAGCCGAGCGATTGTATCCTGCTGTTCAGTGCGCAGGATATCATGACCCAGAAATTCCTGATTGAGCAGAACCCGCAGGACCCGGAACGCAAAGCCAACGAATACCGCAAGCTCCAGCAGATGATTGAATACTGCTATACCACGCGCTGCCTGCGCAGTGCGCAGCTCGACTATTTCGGCGAGAGCCATGACGACGATCACTGCGGGATCTGCAGCTCTTGTACCGACGAGCGTGAGCTGGTGGATATCACCGTAGAAGCGCAGAAGATCTTCTCCTGCATCCACCGGATGCGGGAGCGTTACGGGGTGGCGCTGGTCTCATCCGTGCTGAAGGGCTCGCGTAACCAGAAGGTGCTGCAATACGGCTTCGAGCAGCTGCCGACTCACGGCGCTATGTCCAGCCGCAGCGAGAAGGAGATTACCGAGATCATCAATATGCTGATCTCGGAAGGTTATCTGGCCTTGTCCGAAGGCCAGTATCCGGTGGTCCGGCTGCAGCCGCTGGCAGCCGAGGTGCTGCGCGGCCAGCGCCAGGTGCATCAGCGCGTCGCCCGGACGCTTGTCACCTCCGGCACGAGGGACCGCAGCCGCTCGCGCGATATTTCGCCGTCTGCGGTCAACGAGACGGTGTTCGAGCAGCTGCGCCTGATCCGCCGCGAGCTGGCGGGGCGCGAGCATGTGCCGTCGTACATCATTTTCAATGATGCGACGCTGCGCGAGATGAGCGTGGTCTGTCCGCAGACGGAATCGGAGATGCTGAGGGTGAAGGGTGTCGGTGAAGTGAAATACCGGAAGTACGGCAAGGCCTTCCTGGAGTTTTTTCAAAATGACATGTAA